A stretch of Flavobacterium sp. N1994 DNA encodes these proteins:
- a CDS encoding response regulator translates to MIKAKSIRLLLFLFFFVSNVIAQDFKTEQDEIERLLNQAVADFNDAKFDKALQSSKTALINSFAINDDSYIAQSYNTIGVIYNECSDAKKAIEFYEKALTYAKKANKDKLYNWIYGNLGSAYYFNEIDVNKGIGYYKKALYYATIIKDTTEINYTRVNIASAYFSIDKFDEGNYYVKDIKENILLNGSEDSKMSMNLLMGIYTTNRDQKAEAERYYSIAEKIAKKNKFDSFLINIYENLVRHHKHFNEPQKAQAYKAKLDSLSKIVYSKDKLNNIQKAAQQIELDEYKIQLERIEKINQTHRKSLKESKLVVILFIVILIVLLLFLLTLYKNIKLREQANLELKKANEELLIAKEKAEEASQLKSQFVSTITHELRTPLYGVIGITNIILDEHKELGNSPHLRSLKFSAKYLLSLVNDILQINKIEEKRIVLENLIFNITDEITLIKNSVEYIADKNNDKLTLEIDTAIPEFLIGDKLRLSQIIMNLVSNALKFTKNGEVSIIADLKKVEGKVYFIEFKIKDTGIGIAKEHQSKIFDKFVQIERKEEDYQGTGLGLSIVSSLVKLFDSEIHLESEENVGTTFSFTIGFEFDEEKSIEIINNIEVDLSTTGLYNILVVEDNKINQVVTKKIIQGSNMTCTIVDDGYAAMVAIEREVFDLILMDINMPLINGFETTRKIREKGIKIPIIALTAFDKQEVMEEAISAGMNDIMVKPFEPSKLFQVIHNQVKNKENAD, encoded by the coding sequence ATGATTAAAGCCAAATCCATCCGTTTACTATTGTTTTTATTTTTCTTTGTTTCGAATGTCATTGCACAAGATTTTAAAACAGAGCAAGATGAGATAGAGAGATTACTTAATCAAGCTGTAGCCGATTTTAACGATGCGAAATTTGATAAAGCTTTGCAATCTTCAAAAACGGCATTAATTAATTCTTTTGCGATTAATGATGATTCCTATATAGCACAATCCTACAATACTATTGGGGTTATTTACAACGAATGTTCTGATGCTAAAAAAGCTATCGAGTTTTATGAAAAAGCACTCACTTATGCAAAAAAAGCCAACAAGGATAAACTTTATAATTGGATTTATGGCAATCTAGGAAGCGCCTATTATTTCAACGAAATTGACGTCAATAAAGGAATTGGTTATTATAAAAAGGCTTTGTACTATGCTACTATAATTAAGGACACCACTGAAATAAATTATACCCGAGTTAATATTGCCAGCGCTTACTTTTCTATTGATAAGTTTGATGAAGGCAATTATTATGTGAAAGACATCAAAGAGAATATCTTGCTAAACGGATCAGAAGATTCAAAGATGTCAATGAATCTGTTAATGGGTATTTACACCACCAATAGAGATCAAAAAGCAGAAGCTGAAAGATATTATTCCATTGCTGAAAAAATTGCCAAAAAAAATAAGTTTGATTCGTTTCTAATCAATATATACGAAAATCTAGTTAGACATCATAAACATTTCAATGAGCCTCAAAAAGCACAGGCATACAAGGCAAAGTTAGATTCACTTAGCAAAATAGTTTATTCTAAAGACAAGCTCAATAATATTCAAAAAGCTGCACAGCAAATTGAACTAGATGAATATAAAATTCAACTAGAACGAATTGAAAAGATAAATCAGACTCACAGAAAAAGCCTTAAAGAATCTAAGTTAGTGGTAATACTCTTTATAGTTATTCTGATTGTCTTGTTGCTATTTTTATTGACACTTTATAAAAACATAAAACTAAGAGAACAAGCAAATCTCGAATTAAAGAAAGCCAACGAAGAACTCCTAATTGCCAAAGAAAAAGCCGAAGAAGCCTCTCAACTCAAATCGCAATTTGTATCAACTATTACACACGAATTGAGAACGCCTTTGTATGGGGTTATCGGAATTACTAATATTATTTTAGACGAACACAAAGAACTCGGCAACAGCCCACATTTGAGATCATTGAAATTTTCGGCAAAATATTTATTGTCGCTCGTAAACGATATTCTTCAAATCAATAAAATTGAGGAAAAGCGAATTGTACTAGAGAATTTGATTTTTAACATAACAGATGAAATCACCTTAATCAAAAACTCTGTAGAATACATTGCAGATAAAAACAACGATAAACTTACACTAGAAATCGATACTGCTATTCCCGAATTTTTAATTGGAGATAAATTACGATTGTCTCAAATCATTATGAATCTAGTAAGTAATGCGTTGAAGTTCACCAAAAACGGAGAGGTTTCTATCATTGCCGATTTGAAAAAAGTGGAAGGAAAAGTTTATTTTATCGAATTTAAAATCAAAGATACTGGAATCGGAATTGCTAAAGAGCATCAAAGTAAAATCTTCGACAAATTTGTTCAAATAGAACGTAAAGAAGAAGATTATCAAGGAACCGGATTAGGATTGTCAATTGTATCGAGTTTAGTGAAATTATTTGATAGTGAAATTCATTTAGAAAGTGAAGAAAACGTTGGAACTACTTTTTCCTTTACTATCGGATTTGAATTTGATGAAGAAAAATCAATTGAAATCATCAATAATATTGAAGTCGATTTATCTACTACAGGTTTATACAACATTCTAGTGGTAGAAGACAATAAAATCAATCAAGTAGTCACTAAAAAGATTATACAAGGCAGTAATATGACTTGCACTATAGTAGATGATGGTTACGCTGCAATGGTGGCCATTGAAAGGGAAGTTTTTGATTTGATCTTGATGGATATCAATATGCCTTTAATCAACGGTTTTGAAACCACCCGAAAAATTAGAGAGAAAGGCATCAAAATTCCGATTATTGCTCTTACGGCTTTTGACAAACAAGAAGTAATGGAAGAAGCAATTTCGGCGGGAATGAACGATATAATGGTCAAACCATTTGAGCCTTCAAAGTTGTTTCAAGTGATTCATAACCAAGTTAAAAACAAAGAAAACGCTGATTAA